From Rutidosis leptorrhynchoides isolate AG116_Rl617_1_P2 chromosome 3, CSIRO_AGI_Rlap_v1, whole genome shotgun sequence, a single genomic window includes:
- the LOC139896134 gene encoding uncharacterized protein yields MLLNTPTTHIFSLKNQHPTINAQLLPKILFPPSGLPFFGTKIKGFSSNWGFTSDRSTGITRLSIKSSLIEAPVLWAGRVCIFYALLKTGLAGSPSNPLSSTTELETNGDDLGFSKWFKEFKGNSDKEATDKRKLVSKWHPTTKGTLRRNYRIPSKSEGRRLLKAIASLLSDDDHFRDATSHKGCQIRRESAHGETVCCNNVRALFDELPTPHLVVEITPFPAGPLTESDYARAEKLEKVLRSGPSV; encoded by the exons ATGCTTCTAAACACCCCTACTACTCACATATTTTCTCTCAAGAATCAGCATCCCACAATCAATGCTCAACTTTTGCCCAAAATCCTTTTTCCTCCTTCTGGACTGCCCTTTTTTGGTACCAAAATCaagggtttttcatcaaattgGGGATTCACATCTGACAGATCAACTGGGATAACAAGATTAAGCATAAAAAGCTCATTAATTGAGGCACCTGTGTTATGGGCTGGAAGGGTGTGCATCTTCTATGCTCTTTTGAAGACTGGTTTGGCTGGATCCCCTTCTAATCCCCTGTCCTCCACCACAG AGCTTGAAACTAATGGTGATGATCTGGGTTTCTCCAAGTGGTTTAAAGAGTTTAAAGGCAATTCAG ACAAAGAAGCGACGGACAAGCGGAAATTAGTTAGCAAATGGCACCCAACAACAAAGGGTACCCTTAGGCGAAACTACAGGATTCCTTCAAAATCCGAGGGGCGTCGTCTTCTCAAAGCAATAGCATCCTTACTTTCAGACGACGATCACTTTAGAGATGCCACCTCACACAAG GGTTGTCAAATTAGAAGGGAGAGTGCTCATGGTGAGACTGTATGCTGCAACAACGTGCGAGCTTTGTTTGATGAACTCCCGACCCCACATTTGGTTGTTGAGATTACTCCTTTTCCGGCAGGCCCGCTTACAGAAAGTGATTATGCAAGGGCTGAAAAGTTGGAGAAAGTTCTTAGATCTGGTCCTTCTGTATGA